A stretch of Leptospira perdikensis DNA encodes these proteins:
- a CDS encoding SpoIIE family protein phosphatase, which translates to MPTKLLTLGLISDITSRINSHEDLDTLLSEIMGITRDVLQTEGSSLLLYDKENDQLVFNTTSGLKEESLAHLTVPRGKGIAGMVLETLKPEIVNDAANDPRIFKAIDQKVGYVTRNLLCVPMIAQGEVQGVLEAVNSLDNREFNNNDIKILKYLSNLAAIAVKNRLLIDSLNLRANELNGLFQISQALANIQSSDEFMDLAVKTISEVLQVDRVSLHFEKIEKKGLPRTKSKGFSDQIHDEDVEVLLFADKSDWMFKGYKIITANSPQGIQLTHKGLFQHSMILFPILKNKEWLGSLVVSDKTSRTRFDEMDIRILRTLTNQVGEAYTALQVKIQSERLKNIDRDMQVAAMIQKHSLPIIPKQYSLLEFDTYYQASREIGGDFYDMVVHGKDEVSVIIADVSGKGTPAALFMEFSKTVLQQEVSKTTSTSEALFNANNVLQDKSGFLMFVTAMLVRINMTKKELMYSSAGHNLQIIYRKKHHKIQHLSGKGQPMGIGNCEFSEHTVSYLPGDLLVLYTDGVTEAMNMKEELFSEERLESVILSHINDPPEVIRQAILQKVSEFVGEAEPHDDLSLFIIRLN; encoded by the coding sequence ATGCCTACTAAATTACTGACATTAGGTCTGATTTCAGACATTACCAGCCGGATCAATTCTCATGAAGATTTGGATACACTCTTAAGTGAAATTATGGGGATTACTCGGGATGTTTTACAAACTGAAGGTTCTTCCCTGCTCCTTTACGATAAAGAAAATGATCAGTTAGTTTTTAATACAACCAGCGGTTTAAAAGAAGAATCGCTTGCCCACCTAACAGTCCCCAGGGGAAAAGGGATTGCGGGAATGGTACTCGAAACCCTCAAACCAGAAATTGTCAACGATGCTGCAAACGATCCCAGGATCTTCAAAGCGATCGACCAAAAAGTTGGCTATGTCACAAGAAACCTACTCTGTGTTCCCATGATCGCCCAAGGGGAAGTACAAGGTGTACTCGAGGCTGTGAACTCTCTCGACAATCGAGAATTTAATAACAACGATATCAAAATCCTAAAGTACCTTTCTAACCTTGCGGCCATTGCTGTAAAAAATCGTCTTCTCATTGATAGCCTCAATCTACGTGCAAACGAACTGAATGGTTTGTTTCAAATTTCCCAAGCACTTGCCAATATCCAAAGTTCGGATGAATTTATGGACCTAGCAGTCAAAACCATTTCCGAAGTTTTACAGGTAGATCGAGTTTCACTTCATTTTGAAAAGATTGAAAAAAAAGGTTTACCTCGAACGAAATCCAAAGGGTTTTCTGACCAAATCCACGACGAAGATGTAGAAGTTTTATTATTTGCTGATAAATCTGATTGGATGTTCAAAGGGTATAAAATCATAACCGCAAACTCACCTCAAGGGATTCAACTCACTCACAAAGGTCTATTCCAACATAGTATGATTCTTTTCCCCATTCTGAAAAACAAAGAATGGTTAGGTTCTCTAGTGGTTTCCGATAAAACATCTCGAACAAGGTTCGATGAAATGGACATTCGGATTTTACGAACACTTACCAACCAAGTTGGAGAAGCCTACACTGCCTTACAAGTAAAGATACAAAGTGAACGTTTGAAAAACATAGACCGCGACATGCAAGTGGCGGCGATGATTCAAAAACATTCACTCCCCATCATCCCAAAACAATATTCACTATTAGAATTTGATACCTACTACCAAGCCTCACGAGAAATTGGGGGAGACTTTTATGATATGGTGGTTCACGGAAAAGATGAAGTTTCAGTGATCATTGCCGATGTGTCAGGGAAAGGAACTCCAGCCGCACTTTTTATGGAATTTTCGAAAACGGTCTTGCAACAAGAAGTTTCAAAAACCACATCCACAAGTGAAGCTCTCTTCAACGCCAACAATGTTTTACAAGACAAATCTGGATTCCTTATGTTTGTGACGGCGATGCTTGTACGAATCAATATGACTAAAAAAGAATTAATGTATTCTTCTGCAGGTCATAATTTACAAATCATCTATCGTAAAAAACACCATAAAATCCAACACCTTTCAGGGAAAGGCCAACCGATGGGTATCGGAAATTGTGAGTTCTCCGAACATACTGTGAGTTATTTACCAGGTGATTTATTGGTACTTTACACCGATGGTGTGACAGAAGCCATGAATATGAAAGAGGAACTTTTTTCGGAAGAAAGATTAGAGTCTGTAATCTTATCTCATATCAACGATCCTCCAGAAGTGATCAGGCAGGCAATTTTACAAAAAGTCAGTGAATTTGTGGGAGAAGCGGAACCTCATGATGACCTTTCTCTCTTTATTATTCGTCTAAACTAA
- the argB gene encoding acetylglutamate kinase: protein MNHHSEKINHILEALPYLIKYSGKTIVIKYGGAAMVEEELKASFAEDIVLLKYLGINPVVVHGGGPEINALIKSLNLNTQFIRGHRVTDEPTMEVVEMVLTGKVNKQIVSLIQEKGGKPVGLSGKDGGLAIAEKYLMEVEAEDGKVQKVDLGLVGEVTEVDPNILLTLQREGFIPIISPVAMSKEGQTLNINADTMAGAIAEALHADKLILLTDTPGILIDGQLVTGLKKADIHGYIKTGQISGGMIPKVECCLRAIDSGVKRAHIIDGRVAHSVLIEILTNQGIGSLIEQG, encoded by the coding sequence ATGAACCACCATTCTGAAAAAATCAATCATATCTTGGAAGCTCTTCCCTATTTGATCAAATATTCCGGGAAAACCATTGTCATCAAATATGGCGGGGCTGCCATGGTGGAAGAAGAATTAAAAGCATCTTTTGCTGAAGATATTGTACTCCTCAAATATTTAGGGATCAATCCTGTTGTGGTTCACGGTGGTGGACCTGAAATCAATGCTCTTATCAAGTCTCTCAACCTGAATACTCAGTTCATTCGCGGGCACAGGGTCACCGATGAACCCACAATGGAAGTGGTGGAAATGGTTCTCACTGGAAAAGTGAACAAACAAATTGTTTCTCTCATCCAAGAAAAAGGGGGGAAACCAGTGGGTCTATCGGGCAAAGATGGTGGGCTTGCCATCGCAGAAAAATACCTAATGGAAGTGGAAGCCGAAGATGGTAAGGTGCAAAAGGTAGACTTAGGCCTTGTGGGAGAAGTGACGGAAGTAGATCCCAATATTTTACTCACCTTACAACGTGAAGGTTTTATCCCCATCATCTCACCTGTTGCCATGTCCAAAGAAGGACAAACTTTAAATATCAATGCAGACACTATGGCTGGAGCCATTGCCGAAGCCCTGCATGCGGATAAACTGATTTTACTCACTGACACCCCCGGCATCCTAATTGATGGGCAATTGGTAACAGGTCTCAAAAAAGCAGACATTCACGGGTATATAAAAACTGGACAGATCTCCGGTGGCATGATACCAAAAGTAGAATGTTGTTTGAGAGCCATTGACTCCGGTGTCAAAAGAGCCCACATCATCGACGGACGAGTTGCTCATTCCGTCTTAATTGAAATTTTAACCAACCAAGGGATTGGAAGTTTGATCGAACAAGGATAG
- a CDS encoding carbon-nitrogen hydrolase family protein: protein MKFKAAAVQVTSTARVSNNLTKCRQLVEEAASAGAKVIGLPENFSFMGTESEKKNLLGQIEEETNAFLQETSKDLGIFLLGGGFPTKAPTGKVYNTAVITNPEGKEIFRYHKAHLFNAVVGDGFNYSESNSTESGGKVPDVIQTEYGKISSAICYDIRFPELFRSLSEKGVELCFLPAAFTVPTGEAHWHVLLRARAIENFMYVLAPGQTGTHDPHGNRKTFGHSLIISPWGEILDEIDKEEGFAIADIDLQKLNEIRNQLPSLNHRLF from the coding sequence ATGAAATTTAAAGCCGCCGCAGTGCAAGTCACAAGTACAGCAAGAGTCTCAAATAACCTAACTAAGTGTAGGCAACTTGTGGAAGAGGCGGCAAGTGCCGGTGCCAAAGTCATTGGACTTCCTGAAAACTTTTCTTTTATGGGAACAGAATCCGAGAAAAAAAATCTCCTTGGTCAAATTGAAGAAGAAACAAACGCTTTTTTACAAGAAACGTCAAAAGATCTGGGAATCTTTCTACTCGGCGGAGGTTTTCCAACCAAGGCACCTACAGGAAAGGTTTATAACACAGCTGTCATTACAAATCCAGAAGGAAAGGAAATCTTTCGTTATCATAAGGCTCATTTATTCAATGCAGTGGTTGGTGACGGATTCAATTATAGTGAGTCCAACTCTACAGAAAGTGGGGGCAAAGTTCCCGATGTCATTCAAACCGAATACGGTAAAATTTCTTCTGCAATTTGTTACGATATCCGGTTTCCAGAACTCTTTCGTAGCCTTTCCGAGAAAGGAGTGGAACTTTGTTTTTTACCGGCAGCTTTCACGGTTCCTACAGGGGAGGCACATTGGCATGTGCTTCTTCGTGCTCGTGCGATCGAAAATTTTATGTATGTTTTAGCACCCGGACAAACCGGAACTCACGACCCACATGGGAATCGTAAAACCTTCGGACATTCACTCATCATTTCGCCTTGGGGAGAAATTTTAGATGAGATAGACAAAGAAGAAGGTTTCGCTATTGCTGATATCGACTTACAAAAGTTAAACGAAATTCGAAACCAATTACCAAGCTTAAACCATCGTTT